A single window of Desulfuromonadales bacterium DNA harbors:
- a CDS encoding rhodanese-like domain-containing protein codes for MIAETRRILLEAVVIVLLGVVLGLSFNGRLLLNVFSGRLPQTQVETEPRALYPVPVDLAAVRELTAAGAVLIDARAAELYADGHLPGARSLPLGEMDEHLEAFRRAVPTDAVIITYCNGYGCPDSFDQGVRLLAAGWRDVRVFEGGYPEWRDAGLPVEQGAP; via the coding sequence GAAACCCGCCGCATCCTGCTCGAAGCCGTCGTCATCGTTCTTCTCGGGGTCGTCCTCGGCCTCTCCTTCAACGGCCGACTGCTGCTGAATGTCTTTTCCGGCCGGCTGCCGCAGACGCAGGTCGAGACCGAGCCGCGGGCGCTGTATCCGGTTCCCGTCGACCTGGCGGCGGTGCGGGAACTCACGGCGGCCGGGGCGGTCCTGATCGACGCCCGGGCAGCGGAACTCTATGCCGATGGGCATCTGCCCGGCGCCCGTTCCCTCCCTCTGGGGGAGATGGACGAGCATCTCGAAGCCTTCCGGCGGGCGGTTCCAACCGACGCGGTCATCATCACCTACTGCAACGGCTACGGTTGTCCCGACTCCTTCGACCAGGGCGTGCGACTGCTCGCGGCGGGCTGGCGGGACGTGCGCGTCTTCGAGGGGGGCTACCCGGAGTGGCGCGATGCCGGACTGCCGGTCGAACAGGGGGCGCCGTGA